In the Salvelinus fontinalis isolate EN_2023a chromosome 34, ASM2944872v1, whole genome shotgun sequence genome, one interval contains:
- the LOC129832930 gene encoding uncharacterized protein LOC129832930, producing the protein MNGAVYISFFQGQLESALEQVVQLAVQEITKTVGSSLNSVLMKTAAKEQENQRLKLKLQSLEFECNGVENGAAFNGGMEDNAATDRTKPETHTPSHSTERGVHENTQRLDQKGRVVGQLKMVMEHVLEFAVCELTKIVEASFDDLLLEMTKKEREHSVLEEQLRRVAHQENGKGGVSRRCGSENNTAFPSGSEDTRQESRNVTVKIVRGQREQTETTNDSDKQAVLTVAQDWVPILDKVFGQKWCSDLWQIKELASGKGGEERTGGSGLGIVGSFPSLNALIRENLEPTPTSPLQEPQWMPLEDMEVLSSTLDTPQDPSATISTTATVEESLRSPSMLHRLLTLPAQLLEEDENTMETIALLSDASPGRVAVRRQNTESPNQSCPSPPKKKVAVSQEEEEEEDEEKEDKGTTTLDSKVKTVPLKGRKGYECKVCGKKFSRAPLLKTHQQTHISTALATAICCSECGKRFHQASRLQAHLRTHTGKKS; encoded by the exons ATGAACGGCGCCGTATACATTTCGTTTTTTCAAGGTCAGCTGGAATCTGCACTAGAGCAAGTAGTGCAACTCGCAGTCCAGGAAATAACCAAGACTGTTGGGTCAAGCTTGAATTCTGTGTTAATGAAAACGGCCGCCAAAGAACAAGAAAACCAACGACTTAAGTTAAAGCTTCAATCACTGGAGTTTGAATGTAATGGGGTAGAAAATGGAGCCGCGTTCAACGGTGGCATGGAGGACAACGCGGCCACCGATCGAACAAAGCCGGAGACACACACCCCCAGCCACAGCACAGAGCGCGGCGTGCACGAAAACACTCAAAGACTGGATCAAAAAGGACGAGTAGTGG GTCAGCTAAAGATGGTCATGGAGCATGTGCTGGAGTTTGCTGTGTGCGAGCTGACCAAAATCGTGGAGGCCAGTTTCGATGACCTGCTCCTGGAGATGACCAAGAAAGAGCGGGAGCACAGCGTTCTGGAGGAGCAGTTACGCCGTGTGGCTCACCAGGAGAACGGGAAGGGTGGAGTGTCGAGGAGGTGTGGGTCGGAAAACAACACAGCATTTCCCAGCGGCTCAGAGGACACTAGGCAGGAATCCAGAAACGTCACAGTCAAAATTGTCCGGGGACAAAGGGAGCAAACAGAGACAACAAATG ACAGTGACAAGCAGGCTGTCCTGACCGTAGCCCAGGACTGGGTCCCCATCCTGGACAAGGTGTTTGGGCAGAAGTGGTGCAGCGACCTGTGGCAAATCAAAGAGCTGGCTTCAGGGAAGGGGGGTGAGGAGAGAACCGGGGGATCTGGGCTGGGGATTGTGGGCTCCTTCCCCAGTCTGAACGCTCTGATCCGTGAGAACCTGGAGCCCACCCCCACCAGCCCCCTGCAAGAACCCCAGTGGATGCCTCTGGAGGACATGGAGGTCCTCTCCTCGACCTTGGACACTCCGCAAGACCCTTCTGCTACCATAAGCACCACAGCCACAG TTGAGGAGTCCCTCAGGTCTCCGTCGATGCTTCATCGGCTCCTCACACTCCCCGCTCAGCTCCTAGAGGAAGACGAGAACACCATGGAAACCATCGCCCTGCTCTCCGACGCTTCACCTGGCAGAGTAGCTGTGCGCCGGCAAAACACAGAATCGCCTAACCAGAGCTGCCCATCTCCTCCCAAGAAAAAGGTTGCTGTttcacaggaggaggaggaggaggaagacgaagAGAAGGAAGACAAAGGGACAACGACGCTGGACTCAAAGGTGAAGACCGTGCCTCTCAAAGGCAGGAAGGGTTACGAGTGTAAAGTATGCGGCAAGAAGTTCAGCCGAGCGCCGCTCCTGAAAACTCACCAGCAGACTCATATCAGCACAGCACTGGCGACAGCAATCTGCTGTTCCGAGTGCGGGAAACGCTTCCATCAGGCATCCCGGCTACAGGCGCACTTACGAACACACACTGGGAAAAAGTCTTGA